A window of Komagataeibacter medellinensis NBRC 3288 contains these coding sequences:
- a CDS encoding S9 family peptidase, which produces MTLPPTPRRIPHTITQLGRTRHDSYAWMKDDNWQNVLRDPALLRPEIAEHLRAENAYTGSILSGTEELQAQLVAEMKGRMQLDDTYPALPHGPFFYQTSYSAGAEYPVYKRYPATAPQAEQVLLDVNEAARGHDYYAVASATHSPDHTLFAHAEDTQGSEIYRIRIRHLDDPATTIPGVDNCSGAFVFSPDSRFLFWVWRDEHGRPARVYRRRIGEKTDTLVYEEPDAGFFAGVEATRSGGWIIISSGNHDTSESWLIPGHDPQAAPVCAAPRRDGLMYGLYHQGQHFIILTNADGAYDFKLMVTADTAPGQENWCDLVPHEPGRYITDCTVWSGHVAWRERRDANTRIIMRDLAGNTRALEPAEAAYDLSLSGGYEYDTTALRYVYQSPTTPRQWHAHDMVTGADKMLKQQEVPSGHDPAQYRCWRLMAAAPDGEQVPVTVLGRHDTPPDGSAPLLLYGYGAYGHAIDPVFSTRVLSLVDRGWFYAIAHVRGGSEKGWNWFLGGRGRNKPNTFTDFIACAQTLTEAGFGAPGRIVADGRSAGGMVMGAIANMRPDLFAGIVAVVPFVDELNTMSDASLPLTPPEWPEWGNPLQDVQAYDLIASYAAYEQIAPRPYPAILAMGGLTDPRVTYWEPAKWVARLREHTTSDRPIMLRTNMEAGHRGATGRFDSLKEAALIHAFALWAVETAAPK; this is translated from the coding sequence ATGACCCTCCCCCCCACACCCCGCAGGATCCCCCACACCATCACGCAGCTTGGCCGCACCCGCCACGACAGCTATGCCTGGATGAAGGATGACAACTGGCAGAACGTACTGCGCGACCCTGCCCTGCTACGCCCCGAGATTGCCGAACACCTGCGCGCGGAGAACGCCTATACCGGGTCCATCCTGTCCGGCACCGAGGAACTTCAGGCGCAGCTTGTGGCGGAAATGAAGGGTCGCATGCAACTGGATGATACCTATCCCGCCCTGCCGCACGGCCCGTTTTTCTACCAGACCAGTTACAGCGCGGGAGCGGAATACCCCGTGTATAAGCGCTACCCCGCCACGGCCCCGCAAGCGGAGCAGGTACTGCTGGATGTGAACGAGGCCGCACGCGGGCATGATTATTACGCCGTTGCCTCTGCCACTCACAGCCCCGACCACACCCTGTTCGCCCATGCGGAGGACACGCAGGGTTCCGAGATCTACCGCATCCGCATCCGCCATCTGGATGATCCCGCCACCACCATTCCCGGCGTGGACAACTGTAGCGGCGCGTTCGTCTTCTCACCCGATAGCCGGTTCCTCTTTTGGGTCTGGCGTGACGAGCATGGCCGCCCCGCGCGCGTCTATCGCCGCCGGATCGGGGAAAAAACCGACACGCTGGTCTATGAGGAACCCGATGCGGGCTTTTTCGCAGGCGTGGAGGCCACGCGCTCGGGCGGGTGGATCATCATCTCCAGCGGCAACCATGATACGTCCGAATCCTGGCTGATCCCCGGTCATGACCCGCAGGCCGCCCCCGTCTGCGCCGCACCACGCAGGGATGGCCTGATGTACGGGCTTTACCACCAGGGGCAGCACTTCATCATCCTGACCAATGCCGATGGCGCGTATGACTTCAAGCTCATGGTCACGGCGGATACCGCACCGGGGCAGGAGAACTGGTGCGATCTCGTGCCCCATGAACCCGGCCGCTACATAACTGACTGCACGGTATGGTCGGGCCATGTTGCCTGGCGGGAACGGCGTGACGCCAATACCCGCATCATCATGCGCGACCTTGCCGGCAACACCCGCGCACTCGAACCCGCTGAAGCCGCCTATGACCTGTCCCTGAGCGGCGGGTATGAATATGACACCACCGCGTTGCGCTACGTCTACCAGTCCCCCACCACGCCACGGCAGTGGCATGCCCACGACATGGTGACGGGTGCGGACAAGATGCTCAAGCAGCAGGAAGTGCCCTCGGGCCATGACCCCGCGCAGTACCGCTGCTGGCGACTCATGGCCGCCGCCCCCGATGGCGAGCAGGTGCCGGTCACGGTGCTGGGCCGTCACGATACCCCGCCCGATGGGTCCGCCCCGCTGCTTCTTTACGGCTATGGCGCCTATGGCCATGCCATTGACCCGGTATTTTCCACCCGCGTGCTCAGCCTGGTGGACCGAGGGTGGTTCTACGCCATCGCCCATGTGCGCGGCGGGTCTGAAAAGGGATGGAACTGGTTCCTTGGCGGACGCGGGCGCAACAAACCCAATACCTTCACGGATTTCATTGCCTGTGCCCAGACCCTGACCGAAGCGGGTTTTGGCGCGCCCGGCCGGATCGTGGCCGATGGCCGCTCGGCAGGGGGCATGGTGATGGGCGCGATTGCCAACATGCGGCCCGACCTGTTTGCGGGCATTGTGGCGGTGGTACCGTTTGTGGATGAACTCAACACCATGTCTGACGCTTCCCTGCCGCTCACCCCGCCGGAATGGCCCGAATGGGGCAACCCGCTGCAGGACGTGCAGGCCTATGACCTGATTGCCAGTTACGCCGCCTATGAACAGATCGCCCCCCGTCCCTATCCCGCCATACTGGCCATGGGCGGGCTGACCGACCCGCGCGTAACCTATTGGGAGCCGGCAAAATGGGTGGCCCGCCTGCGTGAGCACACCACATCGGACCGGCCCATCATGCTACGCACCAATATGGAAGCGGGACACAGGGGAGCAACGGGTCGTTTCGATTCCCTGAAGGAAGCAGCCCTGATTCATGCTTTTGCCCTATGGGCCGTTGAAACGGCAGCGCCAAAATAG
- a CDS encoding phosphoenolpyruvate carboxylase — translation MTEAAARNVSALLQQASRLIASHDETTSGSPVMTLARHIGRQMTAGTLPVEQVEEMVRLLRDRAFAGRAHHIATYLDGPDEQTVTARMHAVAQRIVQPDPDDSPVPIARFRAAIERSRFAAVFTAHPTFALANPVYEALAELASTNPTEPPAHVPAFLTHRRVGPPTLDEEFTLATQAIARGRTALDRLNTILLSEARTHWSQLWCTLVPRPIIMTSWVGYDTDGRTDIGWWDTLHLRLRMKQLQLARLHDQIEAVPSVANDLLARVKDALAAVGAQITACPTGPEPEAISRFADVLINRSAEALTSSNDLAPAFSEAIDAAAPDDKMVLAVARAGFMAHGLSLAHTHTRLNATQLHNIARQRLGITDSPDIPAQRRALIGQMNEALDTVAPMEIDFGSLLMEQASAGRLMMTVRQILRHIDRTTPIRFLIAETETGYTLLTALWLARLYGVEEMIEISPLFETQEALENGEQIIEEALRSPHWRAYLQRTRKLSLQFGFSDSGRYVGQLAATYLIERLRIKVCDLLRKWDLAFVEVILFDTHGESIGRGAHPYRLADRFDYLSPPHARARYARAGIQMREETAFQGGDGYLLFGTQTLADATVSIIAEHAFAATPLDRDPVYDEPDFSADFFATIANGMTDLVEDPGYAALLGAFGPSLIDKTGSRPSARQSDAASTVTRIKHPSQLRAIPNNAILQQLAWCANTLQGLGTAAARHPETFEKYLAESPRFRRAMDFAAHALAHSDHGVLRGVIRLLDPDMWLERATTQTDPARQEACLTLMHGLENLDFWASTQAMFRRIQSDHLALRRAWPDAPRMQPNELLLHAIRIALIEQIWLRSTQVPYFSPRHAFSRDVLTLKVLCLEIPGVLGELEHIFPYRADSGFDLDFHEPHGPRQEGTYRREYTEIFEPMQRLFQMTREISTGVMHHVGAFG, via the coding sequence ATGACCGAAGCCGCCGCCCGGAATGTGTCCGCCCTTCTGCAACAGGCCAGTCGGCTGATAGCCAGCCATGACGAGACCACGTCAGGCAGCCCGGTCATGACGCTGGCCCGCCATATCGGGCGGCAGATGACAGCGGGCACCCTACCCGTGGAGCAGGTGGAGGAAATGGTGCGCCTGCTGCGCGACCGCGCCTTTGCTGGCCGCGCCCACCATATTGCCACCTACCTTGATGGCCCCGATGAGCAGACCGTGACCGCGCGCATGCACGCGGTGGCCCAGCGCATTGTCCAGCCCGACCCCGATGACAGCCCCGTGCCCATCGCACGCTTTCGCGCCGCCATTGAACGTAGCCGCTTTGCCGCCGTGTTCACTGCCCACCCCACCTTCGCGCTGGCCAACCCGGTTTACGAGGCGCTGGCCGAACTCGCCTCCACCAACCCCACGGAACCACCAGCACATGTCCCCGCCTTCCTGACCCATCGCCGGGTAGGGCCACCCACGCTGGATGAGGAGTTTACCCTGGCCACTCAGGCCATCGCGCGCGGGCGCACGGCGCTGGACCGTCTGAACACGATCCTGCTGTCGGAAGCCCGGACCCACTGGTCGCAACTGTGGTGCACGCTGGTGCCGCGTCCCATCATCATGACCAGCTGGGTCGGTTATGATACCGATGGCCGAACCGACATCGGCTGGTGGGACACGCTGCACCTCCGCCTGCGCATGAAGCAGCTCCAGCTTGCCCGCCTGCATGACCAGATCGAGGCGGTCCCCTCCGTCGCCAACGACCTGCTGGCGCGCGTGAAGGATGCGCTGGCAGCCGTGGGCGCCCAGATCACCGCCTGCCCCACCGGGCCGGAACCAGAAGCGATCTCGCGCTTTGCTGATGTGCTGATCAACCGCAGCGCCGAAGCCCTGACCAGCAGTAACGACCTTGCCCCCGCCTTCAGCGAGGCGATCGACGCGGCAGCACCTGATGACAAGATGGTGCTGGCCGTGGCGCGCGCGGGTTTTATGGCGCATGGGCTCTCGCTTGCCCACACGCATACCCGGCTCAATGCGACACAACTGCACAACATTGCCCGCCAGCGCCTGGGCATTACCGACAGCCCGGACATTCCCGCCCAACGCCGCGCACTGATCGGCCAGATGAACGAGGCGCTGGACACTGTGGCACCGATGGAGATCGATTTCGGCTCGCTGCTGATGGAGCAGGCCAGTGCTGGCCGGCTGATGATGACCGTGCGCCAGATCCTGCGTCACATCGACCGTACCACCCCCATCCGCTTCCTGATTGCCGAAACCGAGACAGGCTACACCCTGCTGACCGCACTATGGCTGGCGCGGCTGTATGGCGTGGAGGAGATGATCGAGATCTCGCCCCTGTTCGAGACGCAGGAAGCCCTGGAGAATGGCGAGCAGATCATCGAGGAAGCTCTGCGCTCCCCCCACTGGCGCGCCTATCTGCAGCGCACGCGTAAGCTCAGCCTGCAGTTCGGCTTTTCCGACTCCGGGCGCTATGTGGGACAGCTCGCCGCGACCTACCTGATCGAGCGGCTGCGCATCAAGGTATGCGACCTGCTGCGCAAATGGGATCTGGCCTTTGTTGAGGTCATCCTGTTCGACACGCACGGTGAGAGCATTGGCCGTGGCGCGCACCCGTACCGGCTGGCAGACCGTTTCGACTACCTCTCCCCGCCCCATGCGCGTGCCCGCTATGCCCGCGCTGGCATCCAGATGCGTGAGGAAACCGCGTTTCAGGGCGGCGACGGCTATCTGCTGTTCGGCACCCAGACACTGGCGGACGCCACCGTCAGCATTATTGCCGAGCATGCCTTTGCCGCCACCCCGCTGGACCGTGATCCGGTCTATGACGAACCGGACTTCTCGGCCGATTTCTTCGCCACCATCGCCAATGGCATGACCGACCTGGTGGAAGATCCCGGCTATGCCGCCCTACTGGGCGCGTTTGGCCCGTCACTGATCGACAAGACCGGATCGCGACCGTCCGCGCGGCAGAGTGATGCAGCGTCAACCGTAACCCGCATCAAGCATCCCAGCCAGCTGCGCGCCATTCCCAACAATGCCATCCTGCAGCAACTGGCCTGGTGCGCCAACACGCTACAGGGGCTGGGCACGGCGGCGGCACGGCATCCCGAGACGTTCGAGAAATACCTGGCCGAAAGCCCCCGCTTCCGTCGCGCCATGGACTTCGCGGCCCATGCGCTAGCTCATTCCGACCACGGAGTGCTGCGCGGCGTCATCCGCCTGCTGGACCCCGACATGTGGCTGGAACGCGCCACCACCCAGACCGATCCCGCCCGGCAGGAAGCCTGCCTTACCCTTATGCACGGGTTGGAAAACCTTGATTTCTGGGCCAGCACGCAGGCCATGTTCCGCCGTATCCAGTCTGATCACCTGGCCCTGCGTCGCGCATGGCCCGATGCGCCGCGCATGCAACCCAACGAACTACTGCTGCATGCCATCCGTATCGCCCTGATCGAGCAGATTTGGCTGCGCTCTACGCAGGTGCCCTATTTCTCCCCCCGCCATGCCTTCTCGCGTGATGTGCTGACGCTGAAGGTCCTGTGCCTGGAGATACCCGGCGTGCTGGGTGAGCTTGAACATATCTTCCCCTATCGCGCTGATAGCGGCTTCGATCTTGATTTCCACGAACCCCATGGTCCCCGGCAGGAAGGCACCTACCGGCGCGAATATACCGAGATATTCGAACCCATGCAGCGCCTGTTCCAGATGACGCGCGAGATCAGCACCGGTGTGATGCACCATGTCGGTGCTTTTGGCTGA
- a CDS encoding ABCB family ABC transporter ATP-binding protein/permease, with protein sequence MLHAVHMTVPDKNRQDRPERSAADTLRGLLPYLWPRHDARTRLRVVGVCLLLVAAKVATIGVPYAYSCVIDALQPAAGRAVMMPLVLIVGYGLLRMAAAGLGELRDALFAPLRYRISRIAAMRSFSHMHQLSLRFHLNRQSGSVTRAIARGTEAIETLLRMGVFNVVPTLIEALLVIAVIWRLFDWRYAVVMLLAVAVYVVFTIQFTAWRIGLRRQMNEINSEASWKALDSLLNYETVKYFGNEDHERKRYEDAQDRYERAAIRTQVSLNGLNFGQAAIIAVALIAVMLMAGHDVEAGRMTVGHFVLVNTYLMQLYMPLNFLGSVYTSLHNSLVDLEHMFALMGEQADITDPPDAASVPARLDEAPAADIRFENVHFSYRPDREILRGVSFHIPAGHRVAVVGPTGAGKSTISRLLFRFYDVTAGCIMLDGHDIRTLSQAALRGAVGVVPQDTILFNDTIGYNIAYGRLGASQAEVEQAARLACIHDFIMTLPEGYATRVGERGLKLSGGEKQRVAIARTILKNPRVLILDEATSALDTRTEQEIQSALHTVAANRTTLIIAHRLSTIVDVDEILVMGQGRIIERGTHRALLAHGGVYAEMWAVQAEEEAACA encoded by the coding sequence ATGCTCCATGCCGTGCATATGACTGTTCCCGACAAGAACCGGCAAGACAGGCCGGAACGTTCCGCCGCCGACACCCTGCGCGGCCTGCTGCCTTACCTGTGGCCCCGGCATGATGCGCGCACCCGCTTGCGTGTGGTAGGTGTGTGCCTGCTGCTGGTTGCGGCCAAGGTTGCCACCATTGGCGTGCCCTATGCCTATAGTTGTGTGATTGATGCCCTGCAGCCCGCTGCGGGCCGGGCGGTCATGATGCCCCTTGTGCTGATTGTGGGCTATGGCCTGCTGCGCATGGCGGCGGCGGGTCTGGGGGAACTGCGTGATGCCCTGTTCGCCCCGCTGCGCTACCGCATAAGCCGGATCGCGGCCATGCGCAGTTTTAGCCATATGCATCAGCTTTCGCTACGCTTCCACCTCAACCGGCAGTCCGGCAGTGTCACGCGCGCGATTGCACGCGGCACGGAAGCGATCGAGACCCTGCTGCGTATGGGCGTGTTCAATGTGGTGCCTACGTTGATCGAGGCGCTGCTGGTCATTGCCGTCATATGGCGACTGTTCGACTGGCGTTACGCGGTGGTGATGTTGCTGGCGGTGGCGGTGTATGTCGTGTTCACCATCCAGTTCACGGCGTGGCGGATCGGGCTGCGGCGCCAGATGAACGAGATCAACAGCGAGGCCAGCTGGAAGGCGCTGGACAGCCTGCTCAATTACGAGACGGTCAAGTATTTCGGCAACGAGGACCATGAGCGAAAGCGCTACGAGGACGCCCAGGACCGTTATGAGCGCGCCGCCATCCGCACCCAGGTCTCGCTTAACGGGCTGAACTTCGGTCAGGCCGCGATCATTGCCGTGGCCCTGATTGCCGTCATGCTCATGGCCGGCCATGATGTGGAGGCGGGGCGGATGACCGTGGGGCATTTCGTGCTGGTCAACACGTATCTCATGCAGCTTTACATGCCGCTCAACTTTCTGGGCAGTGTCTATACCTCGTTGCACAATTCGCTGGTGGACCTTGAACACATGTTCGCGCTGATGGGCGAGCAGGCCGACATTACCGACCCGCCGGATGCCGCAAGCGTGCCCGCGCGGCTGGACGAGGCCCCGGCCGCTGACATCCGCTTCGAGAACGTGCATTTCAGCTACCGCCCCGACCGCGAGATCCTGCGCGGGGTGAGCTTTCACATACCTGCGGGCCACCGGGTGGCCGTGGTCGGCCCGACGGGGGCGGGCAAGTCCACCATCAGCCGCCTGCTGTTCCGCTTCTATGATGTGACGGCGGGGTGCATCATGCTGGATGGGCACGATATTCGCACGCTGTCACAGGCGGCGCTGCGCGGGGCTGTGGGCGTGGTGCCGCAGGACACCATCCTGTTTAACGATACGATCGGCTATAACATCGCCTACGGGCGGCTGGGGGCCAGTCAGGCAGAGGTGGAGCAGGCTGCGCGCCTGGCCTGCATTCATGACTTCATCATGACCCTGCCCGAAGGCTACGCCACCCGCGTGGGCGAGCGCGGGCTCAAGCTTTCTGGCGGGGAGAAGCAGCGCGTCGCCATCGCGCGCACCATCCTCAAGAACCCGCGCGTGCTGATACTTGATGAGGCCACGAGCGCGCTCGATACCCGTACTGAGCAGGAAATCCAGTCGGCCCTGCATACGGTTGCCGCCAACCGCACCACGCTGATCATTGCGCACCGGCTGTCTACCATCGTGGATGTGGATGAAATCCTCGTGATGGGGCAGGGCCGCATCATCGAGCGTGGCACGCATCGCGCCCTGCTGGCCCATGGCGGCGTATATGCCGAAATGTGGGCCGTGCAGGCGGAGGAGGAAGCCGCCTGCGCCTGA
- a CDS encoding MBL fold metallo-hydrolase — protein MSVLLADAAVKVARNGWRVSEPPPPYGVPLPQSATIRRVVANNPGPMTGNGTNSWLVEHTGGCVVIDPGSATSAHLDALVDAASGRPVTHIILTHTHHDHLDGARPLGLRLGVPVCGFHASAEPEFTPDIGLHDGDEIADLRVVHTPGHASDHICLETGDGIILTGDHVMGWSTTMIPPAPHGSVRQFLASMDRLRSRHARLLLPAHGPAITRVEECIDGLMAHRQAREESILALLPTTPRTLDEIVDSMYHNLRPGLRRAAQLNLHAHLEKLEHDGRVHHHDGRWMKIFP, from the coding sequence ATGTCGGTGCTTTTGGCTGACGCAGCGGTAAAGGTGGCACGTAACGGGTGGCGCGTCAGCGAACCGCCGCCGCCCTATGGCGTGCCCCTGCCTCAATCCGCCACCATAAGGCGGGTTGTGGCGAACAATCCCGGCCCCATGACCGGCAACGGCACGAATAGCTGGCTGGTTGAACATACGGGCGGCTGTGTGGTGATAGACCCCGGCAGCGCCACTTCTGCACACCTTGATGCGCTGGTGGACGCGGCCAGTGGGCGACCCGTCACGCACATCATCCTCACCCACACCCATCATGATCATCTTGATGGCGCCCGCCCGCTGGGACTACGGCTGGGTGTGCCTGTATGCGGCTTCCATGCCAGTGCCGAGCCGGAATTCACACCCGACATCGGCCTGCATGATGGCGATGAAATCGCGGACCTGCGGGTAGTGCATACTCCCGGCCACGCCAGTGATCATATCTGCCTTGAAACAGGGGATGGCATCATCCTGACCGGTGACCATGTCATGGGCTGGTCCACCACCATGATCCCCCCGGCCCCACATGGCTCCGTACGGCAGTTCCTGGCCAGCATGGACAGGTTGCGCAGCCGCCATGCCCGCCTGCTGCTGCCCGCCCATGGGCCTGCCATCACAAGGGTGGAAGAATGCATTGACGGTCTTATGGCGCACCGTCAGGCACGTGAGGAAAGCATCCTTGCCCTGCTGCCGACCACCCCACGCACGCTCGATGAAATCGTGGACAGCATGTACCACAACCTGCGCCCTGGCCTGCGCCGCGCGGCACAACTCAACCTGCATGCCCATCTGGAAAAGCTGGAACACGATGGCCGTGTCCACCACCATGACGGCAGGTGGATGAAAATCTTTCCCTGA
- the rpmB gene encoding 50S ribosomal protein L28, with protein sequence MSRRCQITGKGVLTGNNVSHANNKSRRRFLPNLQETSLLSDILGAAVPMRMTTNGIRTVEHNGGLDSFLLSTPNRKLTPEALTVKRRILRVQEKKAAVA encoded by the coding sequence ATGTCTCGCCGCTGCCAGATCACAGGCAAGGGCGTGCTGACCGGCAACAACGTCAGCCACGCCAACAACAAGTCCCGCCGCCGCTTCCTGCCCAACCTGCAGGAAACCTCGCTTCTGTCCGATATCCTGGGGGCTGCGGTTCCCATGCGCATGACCACGAATGGCATCCGCACGGTTGAGCACAATGGCGGGCTGGATTCGTTCCTCCTGTCCACCCCGAACCGCAAGCTGACGCCTGAAGCCCTGACGGTTAAGCGCCGCATCCTGCGCGTTCAGGAAAAGAAGGCTGCTGTAGCCTGA
- the fusA gene encoding elongation factor G encodes MSAKSDLSLIRNIGITAHIDAGKTTTTERILYYTGVSHKIGEVHEGNTTTDYMAQERERGITITSAAVTCEWEGRRINIIDTPGHIDFNIEVNRSLRVLDGAIFIIEGVAGVQPQSETNWRLADRYNVPRIIFINKLDRTGADFYYAFSTLKEKLDIVAIPLQLPIGTEENFVGVVDLVEMRAIIWEGGELGAKFHYEEIPADLKEKAAEARENLLDTALSVDNAAMEEYFEKGDVDVATLKRCIKKGTIAGDFRPVLCGTAFKNKGVQPLLDAVIDFLPAPDDVEGIRIAPPEDEEVDENKLPIIPVDPDGKFAGLAFKIINDKYGTLTFVRVYRGVLRTGDTVLNTTKGHKERIGRIFQMHADKREELKEVHAGDIAAFVGLKDTQTGDTLADPADPVVLERMTFPIPVIDISVEPKTKDGVEKMTLALQKLSGEDPSLRLKTDQETGQTILSGMGELHLDIIIDRLRREYGVEANIGAPQVAYRETITQAHTETYTHKKQSGGSGQFAEVKIEFAPVERNEGISFENKVVGGTVPKEYIPAVDKGIQAQASTGVLAGFPTVDFKFTLLDGKYHDVDSSALAFEIAAKACFREGMKKAGPVILEPIMDVEVTTPNDHVGDVVGDLNRRRGMIQSQETAGSTVMVRAAVPLKEMFGYISHLRSMTKGRASFTMQFHHYDPVPRNVAEEIMAQSA; translated from the coding sequence GTGTCCGCCAAGTCTGATCTTTCCCTGATTCGCAATATCGGTATCACCGCGCATATTGATGCCGGCAAGACCACCACTACCGAGCGTATTCTGTACTACACCGGTGTGTCCCATAAGATCGGTGAGGTGCACGAAGGCAACACCACCACCGACTATATGGCGCAGGAGCGTGAGCGTGGCATCACCATCACGTCCGCCGCCGTGACGTGTGAGTGGGAAGGCCGACGCATCAATATCATTGACACCCCGGGCCACATTGACTTCAACATCGAAGTCAACCGCTCGCTGCGTGTGCTCGATGGCGCGATCTTCATCATCGAAGGTGTGGCTGGCGTGCAGCCCCAGTCCGAGACCAACTGGCGCCTGGCTGACCGCTACAACGTGCCGCGCATCATCTTCATCAACAAGCTGGACCGTACTGGCGCCGATTTCTACTACGCCTTCAGCACGCTGAAGGAAAAGCTGGATATTGTTGCAATCCCGCTGCAGTTGCCCATCGGTACAGAAGAAAACTTCGTCGGTGTGGTCGACCTGGTCGAGATGCGTGCGATCATCTGGGAAGGTGGCGAACTGGGCGCGAAGTTCCATTACGAGGAAATTCCCGCTGACCTGAAGGAAAAGGCCGCCGAAGCCCGCGAAAATCTGCTCGACACCGCGCTGTCCGTTGATAACGCGGCGATGGAAGAATATTTCGAGAAGGGCGACGTGGATGTTGCAACGCTCAAGCGCTGCATCAAGAAGGGCACCATTGCTGGTGACTTCCGTCCTGTGCTGTGTGGCACCGCGTTCAAGAACAAGGGTGTGCAGCCCCTGCTTGATGCTGTGATCGACTTCCTGCCCGCACCGGACGACGTGGAAGGCATCCGCATCGCTCCGCCGGAAGACGAGGAAGTGGACGAGAACAAGCTGCCGATCATCCCGGTTGACCCGGATGGAAAGTTTGCTGGTCTCGCCTTCAAGATTATCAACGACAAATACGGCACCCTGACCTTCGTGCGTGTTTACCGTGGCGTGCTGCGCACCGGTGATACCGTGCTGAACACCACAAAGGGCCACAAGGAACGTATCGGTCGTATCTTCCAGATGCATGCTGACAAGCGTGAAGAACTCAAGGAAGTCCACGCCGGTGACATCGCCGCCTTCGTTGGCCTGAAAGACACCCAGACGGGTGACACGCTGGCAGACCCGGCAGACCCGGTGGTTCTGGAGCGCATGACCTTCCCGATCCCGGTCATCGACATCTCGGTCGAGCCGAAGACGAAGGATGGCGTGGAAAAGATGACGCTGGCGCTGCAGAAGCTGTCCGGTGAAGATCCTTCCCTGCGCCTGAAGACCGATCAGGAAACTGGCCAGACCATCCTGTCCGGGATGGGCGAACTGCATCTCGACATCATCATCGACCGTCTGCGTCGTGAATATGGTGTGGAAGCAAACATCGGTGCGCCGCAGGTGGCTTACCGCGAGACCATCACCCAGGCGCATACCGAAACCTATACCCACAAGAAGCAGTCCGGTGGGTCGGGCCAGTTCGCTGAAGTGAAGATCGAGTTCGCACCGGTCGAGCGTAACGAAGGTATTTCCTTCGAGAACAAGGTCGTGGGCGGCACCGTGCCCAAGGAATACATCCCGGCGGTGGACAAGGGCATTCAGGCGCAGGCTTCGACCGGCGTGCTGGCTGGCTTCCCCACGGTGGACTTCAAGTTCACGCTGCTGGACGGCAAGTACCACGATGTCGACTCCTCCGCGCTGGCGTTCGAAATCGCGGCCAAGGCCTGCTTCCGTGAAGGCATGAAGAAGGCCGGTCCGGTCATCCTTGAGCCGATCATGGACGTGGAAGTGACCACCCCGAACGATCACGTTGGTGACGTGGTGGGTGACCTCAACCGCCGCCGTGGCATGATCCAGAGCCAGGAAACAGCCGGGTCCACCGTCATGGTGCGCGCTGCTGTGCCGCTGAAGGAGATGTTCGGCTACATCTCGCATCTGCGGTCCATGACCAAGGGGCGTGCATCCTTCACGATGCAGTTCCACCACTACGACCCGGTGCCCCGCAATGTTGCGGAAGAGATCATGGCGCAGTCCGCCTGA
- a CDS encoding NUDIX hydrolase, with product MSDRLEGFFRHIAACNTAVLPGGRLEFRLGDQAAGWVQPARLPALLKHGMIHSGSSVTLPDPARLEAVGEAMAREGVYRSHHELFDVWTDMTRPPVACIDRGALPLFGLMAAGVHLNGLVRKPDGLHLWIARRSMTKRLDPGKLDHLVAGGIPAGHTAAQALIKEAAEEASLPPELVHTARPTADIRYALDRPEGLRRDVLHCFELELPPDFVPTPADGEVEDFRLIPLSEAYTLVRDTDEFKFNVNLVLIDLFLRTGMIDEHSPAGQRLRQGLTGWHAPVAS from the coding sequence ATGTCAGATCGCCTTGAAGGTTTTTTTCGTCATATCGCCGCATGCAACACGGCGGTGCTGCCTGGCGGGCGGCTGGAGTTCAGGCTGGGTGATCAGGCAGCCGGCTGGGTGCAGCCTGCACGCCTGCCTGCCCTGCTGAAGCACGGCATGATCCATTCAGGCAGCAGCGTGACCCTGCCCGACCCCGCCCGGCTGGAAGCCGTGGGCGAGGCCATGGCGCGTGAAGGCGTGTACCGCTCCCACCATGAACTGTTCGATGTCTGGACCGACATGACCCGCCCGCCCGTGGCCTGCATTGACCGTGGCGCGCTGCCGCTGTTCGGACTTATGGCGGCGGGGGTGCATCTCAACGGCCTTGTACGCAAGCCGGACGGGTTGCACCTGTGGATCGCGCGCCGCTCCATGACCAAGCGGCTGGACCCCGGCAAGCTGGACCATCTGGTGGCGGGCGGCATTCCAGCCGGGCATACGGCGGCCCAGGCGCTGATCAAGGAAGCGGCGGAAGAAGCCAGCCTGCCGCCCGAACTGGTCCATACCGCCCGCCCCACGGCCGATATCCGCTATGCCCTGGACCGCCCGGAAGGGCTGCGCCGGGACGTGCTGCACTGTTTTGAACTGGAACTGCCACCTGATTTCGTACCAACCCCCGCTGATGGGGAGGTGGAGGACTTCCGCCTCATCCCCCTGTCCGAGGCATACACCCTGGTACGCGATACCGATGAGTTCAAATTCAATGTCAACCTTGTGCTGATTGATCTGTTCCTGCGCACGGGCATGATTGATGAACACAGCCCCGCAGGCCAGCGCCTGCGCCAGGGCCTGACCGGCTGGCACGCCCCGGTCGCATCCTGA